A genomic region of Cyprinus carpio isolate SPL01 chromosome B13, ASM1834038v1, whole genome shotgun sequence contains the following coding sequences:
- the hcar1-3 gene encoding hydroxycarboxylic acid receptor 2, whose amino-acid sequence MTSNSSSHHCGASTQELVASVLPPILIIELLLGLPGNAMALCVFSKTFRTWRANVMFLFNLVLSDFLLLISLPFRIDSFMRGENWIFGDAWCRINLFMLSVNRSASIAFMTAVAVDRYFKVAHPHHKINYISTTQAAGVACFIWAVVISLRIPLLANKLLDKLSHCRSFSNYDKLSPGLQLHYIVFILEFFLPLLLLIFCSVRIACILRTRKMDKDKKGKRAIGTVLVIVGVFVLCFFPSIGTGLMALHLKKLGPKYCDAYTFTSQLFSTSIAFTYLNSALDPVIYCFSSSIFRNYLKSAVNRTGIMELQMSRRGSMPSGSD is encoded by the coding sequence ATGACATCCAATAGCAGTTCACATCACTGTGGTGCTTCAACTCAGGAACTGGTGGCATCCGTCCTTCCTCCTATACTTATCATTGAGCTGTTACTCGGTCTGCCTGGCAATGCCATGGCACTGTGTGTCTTCAGCAAAACCTTTAGGACTTGGAGGGCCAATGTCATGTTCCTCTTCAACCTGGTTTTGTCTGACTTTCTGCTTCTCATCAGCCTACCCTTTCGCATCGACAGCTTCATGCGGGGTGAGAATTGGATATTTGGAGACGCTTGGTGTCGGATCAACCTATTCATGCTGTCAGTCAACCGTTCGGCAAGCATTGCCTTCATGACCGCCGTGGCCGTTGACCGCTACTTTAAAGTGGCCCATCCACATCACAAAATCAATTACATAAGCACAACACAAGCAGCCGGGGTTGCCTGCTTCATCTGGGCTGTTGTGATATCCCTGAGAATCCCTTTGCTGGCCAACAAACTTCTGGACAAACTGTCTCATTGTAGGAGCTTTAGCAACTATGATAAACTATCACCAGGTCTCCAACTGCATTATATCGTGTTTATCTTAGAGTTCTTTCTGCCTTTATTACTCCTGATCTTCTGCTCTGTGAGAATTGCATGTATCCTACGTACACGCAAGATGGACAAGGACAAGAAAGGGAAAAGGGCTATTGGGACGGTCCTGGTGATCGTTGGGGTTTTTGTCCTTTGCTTCTTTCCCAGCATCGGCACAGGATTGATGGCACTCCATTTAAAAAAGCTTGGACCTAAGTACTGTGATGCTTACACGTTCACCAGTCAGTTGTTTTCTACATCCATAGCCTTCACCTATCTGAACAGTGCTCTGGACCCGGTCATCTACTGCTTCTCCAGCTCTATCTTCCGCAATTATTTGAAAAGTGCTGTCAACCGAACTGGAATCATGGAGCTACAGATGAGCCGACGAGGCAGTATGCCCAGCGGAAGTGACTGA
- the haao gene encoding 3-hydroxyanthranilate 3,4-dioxygenase translates to MTNQALHVNTDKWIAENENSFLPPVCNKLMFFYQLNIMYVGGPNARKDYHIEEGEELFYQVRGDMVLKVIEDGKHKDIHIREGEMFLLPARIPHSPQRYANTVGLVVERKRLRSETDGLRYFVDNSTDVLFERWFYCENLGTQLVPIIKEFMDSKQNKTGKPDPAEPIKPAPYPLSTVKVMAPFSFREWMEKQKPALASGQPVDMFGAQFETETFLFGPGTSGTSRRKTDGWIWQLEGSSSVFMNGKEYNLSIGDCLLIFGETEYQWKRSQDCVALYIAQDPERKRPY, encoded by the exons ATGACCAACCAGGCTCTTCATGTCAACACTGACAAGTGGATTGCTGAAAATGAGAATTCATTTCTACCACCTGTATGCAACAAATTAAT GTTCTTTTATCAACTGAATATTATGTATGTTGGAGGTCCAAATGCAAGGAAGGATTATCACATTGAGGAAGGGGAAGAG CTCTTTTACCAGGTGAGGGGCGACATGGTTTTGAAAGTGATAGAGGACGGCAAGCATAAAGACATACACATTCGAGAAGGAGAG ATGTTCCTGCTTCCAGCACGGATTCCCCACTCTCCTCAGAGATACGCAAACACAGTAGGGCTGGTCGTGGAGAGGAAGAGGCTTCGCTCTGAGACAGATGGCCTCAG GTACTTTGTGGATAATAGTACAGATGTCTTGTTTGAACGTTGGTTCTACTGTGAGAACCTGGGAACCCAACTTGTTCCCATCATCAAAGA GTTTATGGATTCCAAACAGAATAAAACAGGAAAGCCTGATCCAG CTGAGCCCATCAAGCCAGCCCCATACCCACTCAGCACAGTGAAGGTGATGGCACCGTTCAGCTTCAGAGAGTGGATGGAAAAGCAGAAGCCTGCCCTGGCCAGTGGTCAGCCGGTGGATATGTTTGGAGCACAGTTTGAGACTGAG ACGTTTCTCTTTGGTCCTGGGACATCTGGAACCTCTAGGAGAAAAACTGATGGCTGGATCTGGCAGCTG gaGGGGTCCTCCAGCGTCTTCATGAATGGCAAGGAGTACAACCTGTCCATAGGGGATTGTCTTCTTATTTTTGGAGAGACAGA GTATCAGTGGAAACGATCACAAGATTGTGTCGCATTGTATATTGCCCAAGACCCAGAACGAAAGAGACCCTACTGA